The genomic stretch GCGACTACAGTCATGTGGTGGGATACGCCGGGATAATAATAAAAAGTGGGTCATCCGGTTAATGCGTGTCTGGATTAATACCGGAACAGGAAAAAGCCTTTAACACAGGGTACACAGAGTTTTTTCAAATTAACTTCTTTGTCAAACCCTCTTTAAACACCCTGTGAAGCAGTCTGTGAAAGGCTGCGCTGTGTTAAAAGCTTTTAGCCTTGGTCCCCCGAGCGCAATTCTTCGGGATTGCTTCGCACAAGGATAATCCATGAGCAACGATGTACGTGTACGGTTCGCCCCTTCCCCCACCGGATACCTCCACGTCGGAGGGGTCCGTACTGCTCTTTACAACTGGCTTTTCGCCCGGCACAATGGGGGCAAATTTGTCCTGAGGCTGGAGGATACTGACCTCGAAAGGTCCACAGACGAGGCTATAGGCTGGATCTTGGACGGTTTGAAATGGCTCCACCTGGACTGGGATGAGGGTCCTTATCGCCAGACCGAAAGGTTTGACCTGTATAATGAGCACATAGACAGGCTCATTGAACAGGGAAAGGCGTACCGATGCTACTGTACCCCGGAGGAACTGGAACTAAGGCGGAAAAAGGCCATGGTCAGGGGAGGATCTCCAAAGTATGACGGCCGCTGCCGGCGCCTCAAGGACGGCGATCATTCCGGGCCTTATACCATCCGTTTCAAGGCACCCCAGGAAGGCACTATCATAGTGAATGACCTCATCCGTGGCCCCGTCCTTTTCGACGAAAGTCAGATGGATGACCTGATCATCCGCCGTTCGAACGGCAACCCCACCTACAACCTCACCGTGGTGGTGGATGACGCCCTCATGGGGATCACCCACGTCATTCGGGGGGAGGACCACCTGTCCAATACACCCCGGCAGATCCAACTCTACCAGGCCCTGGGCTATGGTCTGCCTCAATTCGGTCACATGCCCATGATCCTCGGCACCGACAAGAAGCGCCTGTCCAAGCGCCATGGGGCCTCCTCTATTACCGAATTCCGCGAAATGGGCTATTTATGGGAGGCCATGGTTAACTACCTGGTACGGCTCGGATGGTCTTATGGCGACCAGGAGATCTTTTCCATCGACGAACTCGTCGATAAGTTTACCCTGGAAAAAGTAAACAAATCAGCTGCGGTTTTCGACCTGGACAAGTTGGTATGGCTGAATCAGAGCTATCTGAAATCCCTGCCCGAGGAAGAGGTGGCCGGGAGACTTGTTCCTTTTCTCGAAGCAAAGGGGCTGCTGGGCGACGGGCCCGACATTCCCTGGCTCCCCAAGGCTGTCATTACTCTCAGGGAAAGGACGGGAACCCTTGTGGAGATGGCCGACCAATGTGAATTCTACTTCAGGGAACTGGAGTATGACCAGGAAGCGGCTGGAAAGTTCCTTACGAGCGATATCGCCCCACTCCTGGAGAAAGTCTCGGAGCTCATTTCCAGGGTCGAGGTTTTCACCCAGGAATCCCTCCATGAGGCATTTAGAAGCTTCCTGGAGGCTGAAGGGATCAAACTGAAGGTCATTGCCCAGCCTCTGCGCATCGCGCTTACCTACCGGAGAAACAGCCCCGGACTTTTCGAGGTCATGGAAGTGTTGGGGAAGGATAAAACTTTGCGGCGAATCCAGCGGGCATGCGACTGGATTCTGGCCTCGATAGGTCGCCATCCATCTCCACGAT from Deltaproteobacteria bacterium encodes the following:
- the gltX gene encoding glutamate--tRNA ligase — protein: MSNDVRVRFAPSPTGYLHVGGVRTALYNWLFARHNGGKFVLRLEDTDLERSTDEAIGWILDGLKWLHLDWDEGPYRQTERFDLYNEHIDRLIEQGKAYRCYCTPEELELRRKKAMVRGGSPKYDGRCRRLKDGDHSGPYTIRFKAPQEGTIIVNDLIRGPVLFDESQMDDLIIRRSNGNPTYNLTVVVDDALMGITHVIRGEDHLSNTPRQIQLYQALGYGLPQFGHMPMILGTDKKRLSKRHGASSITEFREMGYLWEAMVNYLVRLGWSYGDQEIFSIDELVDKFTLEKVNKSAAVFDLDKLVWLNQSYLKSLPEEEVAGRLVPFLEAKGLLGDGPDIPWLPKAVITLRERTGTLVEMADQCEFYFRELEYDQEAAGKFLTSDIAPLLEKVSELISRVEVFTQESLHEAFRSFLEAEGIKLKVIAQPLRIALTYRRNSPGLFEVMEVLGKDKTLRRIQRACDWILASIGRHPSPR